In [Leptolyngbya] sp. PCC 7376, a genomic segment contains:
- a CDS encoding RNA helicase has protein sequence MQLDLKEIFPFQLDDFQQQAIAALDADKSVVVCAPTGSGKTVIGEYSIHRAIAQGKRVFYTTPLKALSNQKLRDFSETFGKDQVGLITGDTIINAQATIVVMTTEIFRNMLYETPIGEVGTSLVNVSTVILDECHYISNRGRGTVWEESIIYCPSEVQIVALSATIGNPEIFTAWINRTRLAAHEDHPESEAHRCQLVDSDHRPVPLKFFFSSKKGLFPLFDSKGNKMNPKLRSRNNAPQGKRRKRRREDCPSLFAIVRQLRQQDLLPAIYIIFSRRGCDRSVTQLDDVNLVTPEEAKLLAATLLHFFLDRQEKLQEKILAQCAELPELKALLLDFIAKNPFSTEKLVDYLDANLELRQQLWEFFAKESKFARPGQIEPLLRGLAAHHAGILPAWKELVEKLFEMGLVKLVFATATLAAGINMPARTTVISALSKRSDEGHRMLTPSEFLQMAGRAGRRGMDKVGHVVTIETPFEGSKEAARLALAEAEPLRSWFTPSYGMVLNLLQKHTLEESKELLSRSFAEYQVQEKLSPEQEAIAELTTEIARIDIGLASISDKDFDRYSKLKERLKEEERLLRILRDQAEDETKKILAPILETLPLGSILHLKGKNLRVKEPVTAVLVEVFEEKDRPTLLCLGADKRWYQVIYTDVAALNEGLYPTEKLEQIPLPVDETLKLGKNGKIDKEAYPLVKLIAEYTAELIEAPEVAAQRQRMEAIQAKFAASPLSKLDKPGKLLKRHQRRKELLKELNRRQTLYRQHSSKRSYYWQDFLNLIQVLQDFNALNQYKPTVLGRAAATIRGENELWLALCLMSGQLNKLSPEHLAAAICAIISEPPRPDSWTDYSQPKPVLEVLGIRKKDQGHNPVSLWELRRQLYQVQKHSGVTMPVWLESKFVGLIEQWALGTDWTELCENTSLDEGDIVRMLRRTVDVLWQIPQIPEIDPDLMRTAKEAVAKMKRFPV, from the coding sequence TTGCAATTAGATTTAAAAGAAATTTTTCCGTTTCAGTTAGATGATTTTCAGCAGCAGGCGATCGCCGCCCTCGACGCCGATAAATCCGTTGTAGTCTGTGCGCCAACTGGATCCGGGAAAACCGTAATCGGAGAATATTCTATCCACCGGGCGATCGCCCAAGGTAAGCGCGTTTTTTATACCACGCCACTCAAAGCCTTATCAAATCAGAAACTCCGGGACTTTAGTGAGACCTTTGGCAAAGACCAAGTGGGTCTAATTACAGGCGATACCATCATTAATGCCCAAGCCACCATTGTGGTGATGACCACCGAAATTTTTCGGAATATGCTCTATGAAACTCCCATTGGGGAAGTGGGCACCTCATTGGTTAATGTCTCGACAGTGATTCTCGACGAATGTCACTACATCAGTAATCGTGGTCGCGGCACAGTCTGGGAAGAATCCATTATTTACTGTCCATCGGAAGTTCAAATTGTTGCCCTCTCTGCAACCATCGGTAACCCCGAAATCTTCACTGCATGGATCAATCGCACGCGCCTCGCGGCCCATGAGGATCATCCTGAAAGTGAAGCGCATCGTTGTCAGCTTGTGGACTCTGACCATCGCCCTGTACCCCTGAAATTTTTCTTTAGCAGCAAAAAAGGACTATTTCCGCTGTTCGACAGTAAGGGCAACAAAATGAATCCAAAGTTGCGATCGCGCAACAATGCCCCTCAAGGTAAAAGACGGAAACGTCGTCGGGAAGATTGTCCAAGCTTATTTGCGATTGTTCGGCAACTTCGCCAACAGGATTTATTACCCGCGATTTACATCATTTTTAGTCGGCGCGGGTGCGATCGCTCTGTAACCCAGCTCGATGATGTCAACCTTGTAACCCCAGAGGAAGCGAAACTCCTTGCCGCAACTCTGTTGCATTTTTTCCTTGATCGCCAAGAAAAATTACAGGAAAAAATTCTGGCGCAATGTGCAGAATTACCAGAACTCAAAGCCCTATTGCTGGACTTTATCGCTAAAAATCCTTTCTCTACAGAAAAACTCGTTGATTATCTCGACGCTAACCTAGAGCTGCGCCAACAACTTTGGGAATTTTTTGCCAAAGAATCAAAGTTTGCGCGACCCGGACAGATTGAACCACTTCTTCGAGGGTTGGCTGCTCACCATGCTGGGATTTTGCCAGCGTGGAAAGAATTGGTCGAAAAACTCTTTGAAATGGGTTTAGTGAAGCTCGTTTTTGCGACGGCGACTTTAGCGGCGGGAATTAATATGCCTGCCCGGACAACTGTAATTTCGGCTCTTTCAAAGCGTAGCGATGAAGGCCACCGGATGTTGACACCTTCAGAATTTTTGCAGATGGCGGGGCGTGCCGGACGACGGGGTATGGATAAAGTCGGTCATGTTGTCACCATAGAAACGCCTTTTGAAGGGTCGAAGGAAGCGGCTCGCCTTGCCCTCGCTGAAGCTGAACCCTTGCGGAGTTGGTTTACACCGTCCTATGGGATGGTGCTCAATCTTTTGCAAAAACATACTCTCGAAGAATCGAAAGAGCTTCTCTCCAGGAGTTTTGCGGAATATCAAGTCCAAGAAAAGCTTAGCCCCGAACAGGAGGCGATCGCCGAATTAACAACAGAGATTGCCCGCATAGATATTGGGCTAGCGAGTATTTCTGATAAAGACTTTGACCGTTATAGCAAACTCAAAGAACGCCTGAAGGAAGAAGAACGGTTACTGCGGATTTTGCGCGACCAAGCCGAAGACGAAACGAAAAAAATCTTAGCTCCTATTCTCGAAACTCTTCCCCTCGGCTCCATCCTGCATTTGAAAGGTAAAAACCTTCGCGTTAAAGAGCCGGTCACAGCGGTTCTTGTGGAAGTTTTTGAGGAAAAAGATCGACCAACTTTACTCTGTCTCGGTGCGGATAAGCGTTGGTATCAAGTTATTTATACCGATGTTGCAGCCCTTAATGAAGGACTCTATCCGACAGAAAAGTTAGAACAAATTCCGTTGCCTGTCGATGAGACGCTTAAGCTAGGGAAGAATGGCAAGATTGATAAAGAGGCTTATCCTCTTGTTAAACTGATCGCAGAATATACCGCTGAACTGATTGAAGCACCCGAAGTTGCAGCTCAACGTCAACGGATGGAAGCGATTCAGGCTAAGTTTGCAGCCTCACCCCTCAGCAAACTCGATAAGCCTGGCAAATTATTAAAACGCCATCAACGCCGAAAAGAATTACTAAAGGAATTAAATCGTCGCCAAACCCTTTATCGTCAGCACTCCAGCAAGCGATCTTACTATTGGCAGGATTTTCTGAATTTGATTCAGGTGCTTCAAGATTTTAATGCGTTGAACCAATATAAGCCGACAGTGCTTGGACGGGCAGCAGCAACAATTCGAGGCGAAAACGAATTGTGGTTGGCATTATGCTTGATGTCTGGGCAGTTAAATAAATTGTCTCCAGAACATTTGGCAGCGGCCATTTGCGCGATTATTAGTGAGCCGCCTCGCCCAGACAGTTGGACTGATTATTCCCAACCAAAACCTGTGTTGGAAGTACTCGGCATTCGGAAAAAGGATCAAGGCCATAATCCAGTCAGTCTTTGGGAATTGCGTCGCCAACTGTATCAAGTGCAAAAGCATAGCGGTGTGACTATGCCAGTTTGGCTCGAAAGTAAGTTTGTCGGTCTGATTGAGCAATGGGCATTAGGCACAGATTGGACAGAACTCTGTGAAAATACGAGCCTTGACGAGGGCGATATTGTCCGGATGTTGCGGCGTACGGTGGATGTGCTCTGGCAAATTCCGCAAATTCCCGAGATTGATCCTGATCTGATGAGAACAGCGAAAGAGGCTGTTGCAAAAATGAAGCGTTTCCCCGTTTAA
- a CDS encoding ROK family protein translates to MTDVIGIDLGGTGIKAGRFHMDGSCIEERQVATPQPSTPRAVAEAIAEIANELNADKQCRAMGIGIPGPVDGTARIARVAINLSGWHDVPLADWIEEKTNLSVTLNNDANCAGLGEAWLGAGRNHQNLILITLGTGVGGAIIINGKLFTGHYGAAGELGLITLNPDGPPCNSGNNGSFEQYCSINGVKRLSGHDPAELGRLAAKGDQEAIAHWEQYGALLGAGLTSLIYIFTPEMVILGGGISASSDFFLPATRAEIKKRVLASSRVDLQLVKAELGNRAGMVGAAKLALQKL, encoded by the coding sequence ATGACGGATGTAATTGGGATTGATCTTGGTGGCACAGGTATCAAAGCAGGCCGCTTTCATATGGATGGGTCTTGTATCGAAGAGCGACAGGTTGCCACTCCCCAACCCAGTACTCCAAGAGCCGTGGCAGAGGCGATCGCCGAAATTGCAAATGAACTCAATGCAGATAAACAATGTCGGGCAATGGGCATCGGTATTCCAGGGCCAGTAGATGGCACAGCTCGTATTGCACGGGTGGCGATTAATCTCAGTGGTTGGCATGATGTGCCCTTAGCCGACTGGATTGAGGAAAAAACTAATTTATCTGTGACCCTCAATAACGACGCAAATTGTGCCGGGTTAGGCGAAGCTTGGCTTGGAGCAGGTCGTAATCACCAAAATCTTATATTGATTACTCTCGGCACTGGTGTTGGTGGCGCGATTATTATCAATGGCAAACTCTTCACCGGACATTATGGTGCGGCGGGTGAACTGGGTTTAATCACGCTCAATCCTGATGGCCCTCCCTGCAATAGTGGTAACAATGGTTCATTTGAGCAATATTGTTCGATTAATGGTGTGAAACGTCTATCGGGTCATGACCCCGCTGAACTTGGACGCCTTGCAGCAAAAGGAGATCAGGAGGCGATCGCCCATTGGGAGCAATATGGTGCGTTATTGGGTGCTGGCCTAACCAGTTTGATTTATATTTTTACGCCAGAAATGGTGATTTTGGGTGGTGGTATCAGCGCCAGTAGCGATTTCTTTTTACCTGCCACCAGAGCCGAAATAAAAAAACGTGTCCTTGCTTCATCTCGCGTTGATCTTCAGCTTGTTAAGGCAGAACTCGGTAACCGTGCTGGCATGGTTGGAGCCGCAAAATTAGCCTTACAAAAGCTCTGA
- the proB gene encoding glutamate 5-kinase, which translates to MSQTVVVKIGTSSLTDPETGMLALATIGTLVETLTRLKQTGHNVILVSSGAVGVGCSRLKLAERPKKIAVKQAVAAVGQGRLIRLYDDLFSSLQQAIAQVLLTRKDLVDRTSYLTVQEALNAMLDLGVIPIVNENDTVAVDELKFGDNDTLSALVASLVNADWLIILTDVDRLYSADPRHNPDAKPIPLVSPTELSELQVDAGSSGSQWGTGGMQTKLTAAKIATNAGVRTVITQGKTPQNLIKLIQGAEIGTHFEANPQTDNSRKRWIAYGLVPQGKLYLDDGAVNALLKKGKSLLAAGITKIEGDFSTNDGVELCTKNGQAIARGLVNYDSGAIAKIKGKHSNQITETLGYAGADTIIHRDNLAFLLGSPSNVGK; encoded by the coding sequence ATGTCCCAAACCGTTGTTGTCAAAATTGGCACATCCAGCCTGACCGATCCAGAAACAGGGATGCTTGCCCTTGCAACCATTGGCACATTAGTCGAAACACTTACCCGACTAAAACAGACGGGACACAATGTTATTTTGGTGTCGTCCGGAGCCGTGGGTGTGGGATGTAGTCGACTAAAGCTTGCAGAACGCCCAAAGAAAATTGCCGTTAAACAAGCTGTTGCCGCCGTAGGTCAAGGTCGTTTAATTCGGCTTTATGATGATCTGTTTAGCAGTCTGCAACAGGCGATCGCCCAGGTCTTGCTCACTAGAAAAGATCTTGTTGATCGTACCTCTTATTTAACTGTACAAGAAGCCCTGAATGCGATGCTGGATTTGGGCGTAATTCCGATTGTCAACGAAAATGATACTGTCGCCGTTGATGAATTGAAATTTGGCGATAACGATACTCTGTCTGCTCTCGTTGCGAGCTTGGTAAATGCCGATTGGCTAATTATTTTGACCGATGTGGATCGCCTTTATTCCGCTGACCCACGCCATAACCCTGATGCTAAACCTATCCCTTTAGTTAGCCCTACCGAACTCTCTGAACTGCAAGTTGATGCGGGCTCTAGCGGTTCCCAATGGGGCACAGGGGGGATGCAAACAAAACTCACTGCCGCCAAAATTGCCACTAATGCTGGAGTTCGCACTGTCATTACCCAGGGCAAAACTCCACAAAATCTAATTAAACTCATTCAAGGCGCAGAGATTGGCACTCATTTTGAAGCGAACCCTCAAACCGACAATTCCCGTAAACGTTGGATTGCCTATGGTCTTGTCCCCCAAGGCAAACTCTATTTAGATGACGGTGCAGTTAACGCATTGTTAAAAAAAGGAAAATCTCTCCTAGCCGCAGGCATCACTAAAATAGAAGGGGATTTCTCAACCAATGATGGCGTTGAACTTTGCACTAAAAATGGACAGGCGATCGCCCGAGGATTGGTCAATTACGATAGCGGGGCGATCGCCAAAATCAAAGGCAAACATTCCAACCAAATCACCGAAACTCTGGGATACGCGGGCGCTGATACGATTATTCATCGCGATAACCTCGCCTTTCTCCTCGGATCACCAAGCAATGTGGGAAAATAA